In Vigna angularis cultivar LongXiaoDou No.4 chromosome 8, ASM1680809v1, whole genome shotgun sequence, one DNA window encodes the following:
- the LOC128193694 gene encoding uncharacterized serine-rich protein C215.13-like, whose amino-acid sequence MDTTQGKHSEAATYPDPALCQTGYRAYSAAFSSSRARPTHSPSVYREKPSAKPATAPLPRHCFVNSSHRATASPILSALSDTGNPGRGSSSSHVQTSTRLAAASHRSRRQSRRNLSSSVVRRRREVLSLLPPYVSPTSTNSKLIHHSTYKYFITSVHPNPKLTEHLHSHQSKLQIKLRTCAVPAPSRPSISIPPGGASTSNPTLVLRPTSPPTLHCSSPTTASWVWISPPAATSPTATTLSVGRRYV is encoded by the exons ATGGATACCACACAGGGCAAGCATTCAGAAGCTGCCACGT ATCCAGATCCAGCCCTCTGCCAAACCGGCTACCGCGCCTATTCCGCTGCCTTCTCTTCTTCACGCGCGAGGCCGACACACTCTCCTTCTGTCTACCGCGAAAAGCCCTCCGCCAAACCAGCCACCGCGCCTCTTCCGCGCCACTGCTTCGTCAACTCCAGCCACCGTGCCACTGCTTCTCCGATCCTGTCTGCTCTCTCCGACACCGgcaacccagggaggggttcgtCTTCATCGCACGTCCAAACCTCCACTCGATTGGCAGCCGCGAGCCACCGGAGCCGTCGCCAATCGAGGCGAAATCTCTCATCCTCCGTCGTTCGTCGCAGGCGGGAAGTTCTCTCCCTTCTCCCTCCGTATGTCTCCCCCACCTCCACAAATTCCAAACTCATTCATCACTCCACATACAAATACTTCATCACCTCCGTTCacccaaaccccaaactcaCAGAGCACCTTCATAGCCACCAATCAAAGTTGCAAATCAAATTGAGAACCTGTGCCGTTCCCGCGCCCTCGAGGCCTTCCATCTCGATCCCTCCTGGCGGGGCATCAACGTCCAACCCCACTCTGGTTCTCCGGCCAACTTCGCCGCCTACACTGCACTGCTCCAGCCCCACGACCGCATCATGGGTTTGGATCTCCCCTCCGGCGGCCACCTCACCCACGGCTACTACACTTTCGGTGGGAAGAAGATATGTCTAG